The Candidatus Bathyarchaeota archaeon genomic interval AAAAACTTACCACGACTTCCTTGGGGGCTATGTTTCCTCGGTAAAAAGCGGTATAAACGTGGTTAATTTCTTAAGAAACAAACTTCATTCAATCCTAGAAGTACAAAGTGCAGGTGCATTTCGTTCGATTGAAAAGCTGGGAACATTGGTTGAGGCGTATGCGGTTATGCTTATTGTTACACTTTGTATTTACATTCTGTATGTTGTAATGTCTGCAACAAACACTTTTGAGTCTACGTCTGTAGGTATGGCCTCTTCATCTTCACAACCCCTCATGTATGCTTTGATTTTTCTCGCAACTCCATTTACCACATTAATTTTCATGGCTATAGCTAATCTTGCGCGTCAAAGCAACTTACTCTCTATCAAAGAAGTTTACCGCAATGTTATATTCTCGAGCGGAGCTGCTTCAGGATTCTTTGCCGCTGCGATGTTCTTGCCACAACTAGGTTTCATTATTGAAATGTTGACTTTACCAGGACTAGTAATAATTTGCCTCTTGGCCATTTCTCTGCCTCCTGCTTTTGCTTACCGGAAAATCGCAAAAGAAAACTTTGCCGCAGAAGAAGCCATGCCCAGTTTTCTCAGAGACGTAACCGAGTCTAGAAAAATCGGTCTTTCACCTGTGAAAAGCATCATCCACGCCACCAAAAGGACAGGATATGGATCATTCAATGAAACTTTGCAGCTTGTTCGCAGCCAAATTGAGTGGGGAGTTCCGCTTAGAAAGATTTTCAGCAACATAACAAAGCAAATTCGAAGCTGGCCAGTTTTGGTGTACTTCCTAATTTTGATTGAAACCATAGAGTTTGGTGGCGGTTCTGCAGACGCGTTAGAAATATTATCTAATTATAGTGAAAGGACAAAAGAGATAGAGGCGGACAAGCGGGCCACACTCAAACCCTATGTTATGTTAGCCTTCGTTTGGAGCGTGCTGATAGCCCTCACAACCTCCATAGTGGCAATAACAATCGGCGTCCTAACCCAAATCACCGTGCCAAGCTCTTCACCAGCCACGTTCGGCTCTATGCAACATCAAATCCTAATATTTTCTATAGGTATAATCCTTCAATGCTGGATGTCCGGCTTTTTCATAGGCAAAATAAGCGAAGGCACTTTTGCGGCGGGCTTTAAATATTCAGCGATGCTTGCAGTCACTGGCTATGTCTCTCTCATTCTGTCTCAAAACTACCTTGCTGGGATGCTTGGAGCTGTATCAGGATAGGAGCGTGGCTTTAAAGAGATGCCTGCATCTTCGGTGGACACATTTTTTGCATGTTCGCTAATGGTCATTCTCATTGTTTCAGCAATGGTTGGCACAGCTAAGGTTATGCAGCCCTACATAAACGATCTATCAAACATGAACGGAATGGAACGTTGCAGAGGTTTGGCTGAATACCTACTTCTAAGCACAGGTAAGCCGTCCAATTGGGGAAAAATGGCAGACGTTGCTCCAACAGCTTTCGGTTTGGCATCAGAAACTCAAAGGCCTTATGAACTTGATTTAGACAAAGTTTCCCGACTGAACAATAACAGCATCCACTCAATTACTTACCAAGAGATTTCAGCAGCCTTAGGAACCAAAGACATATCTCTAAACATAAAAATTCATCCCCTATTTGAGGTTTCCATAAATTTAGTCTCGAACCAAAGTGGAGAAACAGAAACCACCTATACGTTTCAGGTTTCCACAAGTAAATCCGGGTTTCCAGTTTCGGCGTGGTTGCAGTGTTACACAGTTGTCGAAACATACAGCAACAACGTTTCCTCTTCAACTGGCTCTAACGGAGTAGACCTTGTAAACGCTACCTTACCTAATTCGCCTAACGGAATGGCGTTATTTATGGTGTTTGCGAAAGCAAAAGCGGATTCTCGAATGATGGCTTTTAACGTGCATTCCTTTAGTCATAACTCTGAAACTCCCGAACCTAATGGAACTTTTCTCCAACTCAGCCCCTTAAACTACGTCTTAAACGTCTCTTTTCAATACCAGACAGTAGAGATTTCGAACGCTTACGTCTTCACCTGCAACTATCATTTCAACCTCTCACAAATCGCTGCTGGAAACCAAGCAGTTGAATATAGTATTCCACATCTTCTAGACGTCAGTCCTATGATGCTTGTGCTCAATGGAAACAATGGTTCAACTTCTTTTGCAGAATGGACTGCATATCCACAGTTACCATTAGAAATTGGTGCAGACTTTGTCGATTTGACCACTATGTCGAAGACTGCAGCTTTAACTTACATTGTTAGCATAAACTCAGTCCTTTACGAGTCTATTATAACGTGTAGGAGCGTGCAAAACTACGATGCCTAACAATAGGGGACAGATGAGAATCGTTGAAGCGTTTCTGTCAGTTCTGCTGTTGTTCTCAGCCTTGACCATGACCACTCTGATTTCTCCTGCATCCAACCCTGGTAAGGACAACGACTTGACAACTATGGGAATGCAATTGCTTGTATCTATGGACAATGATGGTCAACTCGGCAGACTTGTTGACGATGGAAACTGGACTACTTTGGCAGATGCATTGAATACACTGTTGCCAGTAGGCGTCTCCTACAATTTCACAGTTTACAACGAAAATCTGCAACCAGTCAACAACGTCTCCATCTCAAACGGCATAATGCCAAACCAAAACGTAGTTTCCATTCAATATCCCTGCGCCAGTGCAACCTCACAAGGCAGCTATTATCTCCTTCGCTTGCAACTAGCAACAGCAAGGTGAACCAACTGTGAAAAGAAGAAAAAATCAAAGACACTGTTCGGGGCAAATTCTAGTGTTGGCAGTCTTAGTGGTAAGTCTTGTTTTGTTATCGACGCAGCTTTACATCTACGAAGTTGGCAGATCTCTGGATGGAATCGAGTCAATAAGGGTAAACGATTTTGTGTTAGCTGTGAAACTCGGCTCGAAACATGTAGTTACCGGCGCGTTGGCTAACATCTCGGTTGGAGGTGAGGGGCCAATTCTTTCCGCAAATCTGGAAAGATGGGCATCCTTCACGGGTGGCTTGTACATGTTTGGTAAGCCGGTTCTCAATCATACACTTAGAAATGCGCCGCCATACACTAACGGAAGCCGTCTATCATGGGACACTGATGGATTTGGCATCACAAGTGCTTATGCCAACTTTGATTTCTCACTTTCTGATCGCCAAGTCAATGTTAAATTGCCCTACGCTGTGAACATAACTACGTCACTTGTCGTGGAAGGCATATATCAAACGTTGCAAGACGGCGTGAAGCAAATAAACGTTACCTGCAACGTGCTGAATGAAGGAAACCCTGCACTGGCTGAAAACGTCACTGTGTTATACGAAGATTCTGGTTCTTGGCAGCGCGCAGACAAACAAAGTAGCTATAGTTTTGCTGATTATGGAAATGGAACTTATCTAGTATCCTTTGAGGCAGATATCCCCGGAGAAAACGTAAACGTCTCTGTTCAAGTGTACGACATAAGAGGGATATATGTCCAAGCAAACGCAACGTGCACGAGTGTTACATGAACTAGTAGGCTATCACTCAAAGGGCGTGCCCATTGGGAGATAGAAT includes:
- a CDS encoding type II secretion system F family protein, with protein sequence MASSYNPLNIFRSMITLLSGKQKASEIDKEMPFTVMLFTLMAASGIAVYDAWKKMSRISLLPKTQKEAQEVVRQVEVLGYDPLTVMYRKAEEATSKTYHDFLGGYVSSVKSGINVVNFLRNKLHSILEVQSAGAFRSIEKLGTLVEAYAVMLIVTLCIYILYVVMSATNTFESTSVGMASSSSQPLMYALIFLATPFTTLIFMAIANLARQSNLLSIKEVYRNVIFSSGAASGFFAAAMFLPQLGFIIEMLTLPGLVIICLLAISLPPAFAYRKIAKENFAAEEAMPSFLRDVTESRKIGLSPVKSIIHATKRTGYGSFNETLQLVRSQIEWGVPLRKIFSNITKQIRSWPVLVYFLILIETIEFGGGSADALEILSNYSERTKEIEADKRATLKPYVMLAFVWSVLIALTTSIVAITIGVLTQITVPSSSPATFGSMQHQILIFSIGIILQCWMSGFFIGKISEGTFAAGFKYSAMLAVTGYVSLILSQNYLAGMLGAVSG